Proteins from one Impatiens glandulifera chromosome 2, dImpGla2.1, whole genome shotgun sequence genomic window:
- the LOC124926883 gene encoding uncharacterized protein LOC124926883, whose translation MAESNGKTSLASIREWVVQHKLRTVGCLWLSGISGSIAYNWSKPAMKTSVKIIHARLHAQALTLAALAGAAAVEYYEHKSGEKAVRYSKFIQLDTTHSHKD comes from the exons ATGGCGGAATCAAACGGAAAGACCAGCCTTGCATCCATCAGGGAATGGGTTGTACAACACAAGCTTCGAACTGTAG GGTGCTTGTGGCTGAGTGGAATATCTGGATCGATTGCTTACAATTGGTCTAAACCTGCCATGAAGACCAGCGTTAAGATCATTCATGCCAG GCTGCACGCACAAGCCCTTACTCTGGCTGCACTAGCAGGGGCGGCTGCAGTGGAGTATTATGAACACAAATCAGGAGAGAAGGCGGTTCGTTACTCAAAGTTCATTCAACTGGACACCACCCACTCACACAAAGACTGA
- the LOC124926481 gene encoding ATP-dependent DNA helicase Q-like SIM, with product MVMDVNDTSSDQIIAELIEMGFEFSDVMEAIKVVGASLDDAINFILNGSGRRNNSSNSNSYEHDATHEKAQGKRACSSSFSDQMRQSTITEHHNRLTHRSKRSRKEVESEVSISGLKDGPNEALECMTTDLVTEKMSFPYNCSNELANQKNWEQEVNRLLNKHFGYSSLKSFQTEALAAWVANKDCLVLAATGSGKSLCFQIPALLTGKVVVVISPLISLMHDQCLKLAKHGVSSCFLGSGQTDKSIEQKAMKGMYSIIYVCPETVLRLIKPLQSLAEGRGIALFAIDEVHCISKWGHDFRPAYRRLAILRENFSADNLKFLKFDVPLMALTATATIRVREDILKSLCMSNESKTVITSFFRPNLLFSVRHSRTSSSSYGNDFRELIDMYTQKSIPGKKRVLSENLDHGLYENSVIVDKELESDVNEDEYSSSDSEDEACLMRASGSTASTEKKLTVDFLEDEYDIFDCADDLDVPCSEFVAQPPLPKLDSSELSRMFGVRNKEEEDFEKCHIGPTIIYVPTRKETVIISKFLCKSGLKAAPYNAKLSKQHLRRVHAEFHDNTLEVVVSTIAFGMGIDKSNVRRIIHYGWPQSLEAYYQEAGRAGRDGKLADCILYANLSRTPTLLPSKRSQDQTRKAYEMLSECFRYGMKNSICRSKLLVEYFGEEFNQECHVCDVCTKGPPEMLNVMDDIGAFMQVLAEHYEQGCLLDGVYDDGISDSHKPVKYKRKPDVKIFVSKIREQFQKFTASDNLWWQGLARILEDKGFIKEGDEMVHVQIKYPEPTKLGLEWLQQNKMEQPSYVYPEADMLLSMENPKPYSSFSEWGKGWADPEIRRQRLTRNNRVGRKKKKRKSSSHRPDSKILRRLTSLSKRR from the exons ATGGTAATGGATGTAAATGACACTTCGTCCGATCAAATTATTGCGGAGTTAATTGAAATGGGATTTGAATTTTCTGATGTCATGGAAGCCATAAAAGTAGTGGGAGCATCTTTGGATGATGCAATCAATTTTATCTTGAATGGTTCTGGGAGGAGAAATAATTCATCCAACTCTAATAGTTATGAACATGACGCAACCCACGAGAAGGCACAGGGGAAAAGGGCTTGTTCATCTTCATTTTCGGATCAAATGAGGCAATCAACTATTACGGAGCATCATAACAGATTAACGCATAGATCAAAAAGAAGCAGAAAGGAAGTTGAAAGTGAAGTCTCAATATCTGGTTTAAAGGACGGACCAAATGAAGCTCTTGAATGCATGACTACAGATCTGGTAACTGAGAAGATGTCCTTTCCATATAACTGCTCAAATGAACTAGCAAATCAAAAGAACTGGGAGCAGGAAGTCAACAGGCTGTTAAACAAGCACTTTGGTTATTCATCTCTGAAAAGTTTCCAAACTGAAGCACTTGCTGCTTGGGTTGCAAACAAAGACTGTCTTGTTCTAGCTGCAACAGGATCTG GGAAATCGTTATGTTTTCAGATTCCGGCATTATTAACAGGGAAGGTTGTAGTGGTCATTTCACCTTTGATAAGCTTGATGCACGATCAATGCTTAAAACTAGCAAAGCATGGGGTGTCTTCATGCTTTCTTGGATCTGGGCAGACAGACAAAAGCATTGAACAGAAAGCTATGAAGGGCATGTACTCAATTATCTATGTATGTCCAGAGACAGTTCTCAG ATTGATAAAACCACTCCAGAGCCTAGCAGAAGGCCGCGGAATTGCGCTTTTTGCAATTGATGAAGTTCATTGTATTTCCAAATGGGGTCATGATTTTCGACCGGCTTATAG GAGGTTGGCTATTTTGAGAGAGAACTTCAGTGCTGATAActtgaaattcttaaaatttgATGTCCCGTTGATGGCATTGACAGCCACTGCAACCATTCGTGTTCGTGAAGATATTCTCAAATCCTTGTGCATGTCAAATGAATCGAAGACTGTGATTACTTCATTTTTTCGGCCCAATCTGCTGTTTTCA GTTAGGCATAGCAGgacttcttcatcttcatatgGAAATGACTTCCGTGAATTGATAGACATGTATACCCAAAAATCAATCCCTGGCAAAAAGAGAGTCCTATCAGAAAATCTAGATCACGGTCTTTATGAAAATTCAGTCATTGTCGACAAAGAATTGGAAAGTGATGTAAATGAAGATGAATACTCAagttctgatagtgaagatgaagcaTGTTTGATGCGTGCATCTGGATCAACTGCTTCAACTGAGAAAAAATTAACAGTTGATTTTCTTGAAGATGAATATGATATCTTTGACTGTGCAGATGATCTTGATG TTCCCTGCAGTGAATTTGTTGCACAACCACCTCTTCCAAAGTTAGATTCCAGTGAATTGTCAAGAATGTTTGGTGTACGGAACAAAGAGGAGGAggattttgaaaaatgtcaTATTGGACCAACAATTATTTATGTGCCCACCAGAAAGGAAACTGTAATCATTTCCAAGTTTCTTTGTAAATCTGGTTTAAAGGCAGCTCCATATAATGCAAAG TTATCCAAGCAACACCTTAGACGAGTACATGCGGAATTTCATGACAACACATTGGAG GTTGTTGTATCAACAATAGCTTTTGGGATGGGGATTGACAAGTCGAATGTACGAAGAATCATTCACTATGGCTGGCCACAG AGCTTGGAAGCATATTACCAAGAAGCAGGCCGAGCCGGAAGGGATGGAAAATTAGCAGATTGCA TTCTGTATGCAAATTTATCAAGAACTCCAACTCTTTTGCCAAGTAAAAGAAGTCAAGATCAGACAAGGAAAGCATATGAAATGTTGTCTGAGTGCTTCAG ATATGGAATGAAAAATTCTATATGTAGATCTAAACTGCTGGTAGAATACTTTGGAGAGGAGTTTAATCAAGAGTGCCACGT GTGTGATGTCTGCACAAAAGGTCCACCTGAAATGCTGAATGTAATGGATGATATAGGAGCTTTTATGCAGGTTCTTGCTGAACATTAT GAACAAGGCTGCCTTCTGGATGGCGTATATGATGATGGCATCTCTGACAGCCATAAACCAGTCAAATACAAGAGGAAACCGGATGTCAAGATATTCGTTAGTAAAATTAGGGAACAG TTTCAGAAGTTTACAGCTAGTGATAACCTCTGGTGGCAAGGTCTTGCTCGAATTTTAGAAGATAAAGGATTTATCAAGGAGGGAGATGAGATG GTCCATGTTCAGATAAAATATCCAGAGCCAACAAAACTGGGGTTGGAATGGTTGCAACAAAATAAGATGGAGCAGCCCTCCTATGTTTATCCTGAAGCAGATATGCTGCTATCAATGGAAAACCCTAAGCCATACTCAAGTTTCTCAGAATGGGGAAAAGGATGGGCTGATCCTGAGATTCGTCGGCAAAGACTAACAAGGAATAATAGAGTTGggaggaagaaaaagaagaggaaaTCAAGCAGTCACCGCCCAGATTCAAAGATACTGAGGAGGTTAACTTCACTCTCTAAACGAAGATGA